The following are from one region of the Anomaloglossus baeobatrachus isolate aAnoBae1 chromosome 1, aAnoBae1.hap1, whole genome shotgun sequence genome:
- the LOC142246964 gene encoding olfactory receptor 6B1-like codes for MMDIHNGNNITEFILVGFPTRQEIQHVLFAVFLIIYLLTVIENLVIIMTVKYNVKLHKPMYYLLSSLSFLEIWYVTVTVPNLLNNLLTQNNKISFLACMIQLYIFISLACTECVLLAAMAFDRYIAICFPLLYPVIMNYTVCLQLTIGPWILGFSIALIKAIFIFRLRFCGPNVINHFFCDISPVLNLACTDMSFTELVDFILAMIIIMIPLVLIILTYICILWAVIKMPNNQGRKKAFSTCAAHLTVVIIFYTTTLFIYARPKKASPYDRNKLVTILYSVLTPFLNPIIYCLRNKEVKQTIQKTFLTVRGIVFGSPPVSPDR; via the coding sequence ATGATGGATATCCATAATGGTAACAACATCACTGAATTCATTCTGGTTGGCTTCCCGACACGACAAGAGATACAGCATGTTCTTTTTGCAGTGTTTCTAATTATATACCTTCTAACTGTCATAGAAAATCTGGTCATCATTATGACAGTGAAATACAATGTAAAACTCCATAAGCCCATGTACTATCTCCTATCCAGCTTATCATTCTTAGAAATCTGGTATGTTACAGTTACAGTTCCAAACCTTCTCAACAACTTATTGACTCAGAAcaataaaatctctttcttggcttGCATGATTCAGTTGTATATCTTTATATCTTTGGCCTGCACCGAATGTGTTCTCTTAGCAGCTATGGCATTTGACAGATACATTGCTATATGCTTTCCACTACTCTATCCGGTCATCATGAATTACACCGTATGTCTGCAGTTGACTATTGGCCCCTGGATTTTGGGTTTTTCCATTGCCCTGATTAAGGCTATTTTTATTTTCAGATTGCGTTTTTGTGGCCCCAACGTGATTAACCACTTTTTTTGTGATATTTCTCCGGTGTTAAACTTGGCTTGCACAGACATGTCTTTCACAGAGTTGGTGGATTTCATTCTCGCTATGATAATTATCATGATTCCTCTGGTATTGATAATTCTAACATACATTTGTATTCTCTGGGCAGTAATCAAAATGCCTAACAACCAGGGACGGAAAAAGGCCTTTTCTACCTGTGCGGCTCATTTAACAGTTGTTATAATATTTTATACCACCACTCTGTTCATATACGCGAGACCAAAAAAGGCGAGCCCGTATGACAGAAATAAACTGGTTACTATATTATATTCTGTTTTAACGCCATTTCTTAACCCAATAATTTATTGTTTGAGAAATAAAGAAGTGAAGCAGACAATACAGAAAACATTCCTAACCGTACGTGGCATTGTGTTTGGGTCACCTCCGGTCTCTCCAGACAGATGA